Proteins from one Triticum aestivum cultivar Chinese Spring chromosome 7A, IWGSC CS RefSeq v2.1, whole genome shotgun sequence genomic window:
- the LOC123152714 gene encoding putative UDP-rhamnose:rhamnosyltransferase 1 has product MDAADSSPMHIVLFPWLAFGHMTPFLELAERLAARGHRVSFVSTPRNISRLPAVVDVHLVALPLPHVDGLPEGAEATSDLPPGKAELLQKAADGLAGPFGAFLDDGKKPDWVIVDTFHYLAAAAAARRGVPSVMFPIFSSSSSALWGVPRVSTAVDPEVGASLAQRFLLTHQSCKMVAKRCCVEFDPDGVPLLPAIFGKPFAPLGLLPPPLRSTEGDALVSWLDRQPPKSVLYVALGSEAPLSKELVHELAIGLELAGTAFLWALRKPSGVPDDAVLPPGFQDRTKHRGLVAMGMVQQTRVLAHDSVGAFLTHCGWSSVIEGMQYGRPLVMLPFFGDQGPIARLMEGRKVGLPVPRKGEDGSSFDREGVASAVRAVMVEEEGRCAFATNAGKLQQVVGDTASHEQCIDDFLQQLRFYKE; this is encoded by the coding sequence ATGGACGCCGCCGACTCGTCGCCGATGCACATCGTCCTCTTCCCGTGGCTTGCGTTCGGTCACATGACCCCCTTCCTCGAGCTTGCGGAGCGCCTGGCGGCCCGCGGTCACCGCGTCTCCTTCGTCTCAACGCCGCGCAATATCAGCCGCCTCCCGGCCGTCGTGGACGTCCACCTGGTGGCTCTGCCGCTCCCCCACGTGGACGGCCTCCCCGAGGGAGCGGAAgccaccagcgacctcccgccCGGCAAGGCCGAGCTCCTGCAGAAGGCCGCCGACGGCCTCGCCGGGCCGTTCGGCGCCTTTCTAGACGACGGCAAGAAGCCGGACTGGGTCATCGTCGACACCTTCCACtatctagccgccgccgccgccgcccgccggggcGTGCCGTCCGTGATGTTccccatcttctcctcctcatcgaGCGCCCTATGGGGCGTGCCGCGCGTGTCGACGGCCGTTGACCCGGAGGTAGGGGCGTCGCTAGCGCAGCGCTTCTTGTTAACCCACCAAAGCTGCAAGATGGTGGCCAAGCGGTGCTGCGTGGAGTTCGACCCCGACGGCGTGCCTCTCCTGCCGGCCATCTTCGGCAAGCCGTTCGCCCCTCTCGgcctgctgccgccgcctctgAGGTCCACCGAAGGCGACGCGCTCGTCTCATGGCTCGACCGACAGCCGCCGAAATCCGTCCTCTACGTCGCGCTGGGAAGCGAAGCGCCGCTGAGCAAGGAGCTGGTGCACGAGCTGGCCATCGGCCTGGAGCTCGCCGGGACGGCGTTCCTCTGGGCCCTGAGGAAGCCCAGCGGCGTCCCGGACGACGCCGTCCTTCCTCCGGGCTTCCAGGACCGCACCAAGCACCGCGGGCTCGTGGCGATGGGGATGGTCCAGCAGACCAGGGTGCTGGCGCACGACTCCGTCGGCGCGTTCCTGACGCACTGCGGGTGGAGCTCGGTCATCGAGGGGATGCAGTATGGACGTCCCCTTGTCATGCTGCCATTCTTTGGGGACCAAGGGCCGATTGCTCGGCTCATGGAGGGGAGGAAGGTTGGACTGCCGGTGCCAAGGAAGGGAGAGGATGGGTCGTCTTTTGACCGGGAAGGCGTCGCGTCGGCGGTCCGGGCCGTCATGGTGGAGGAGGAAGGTAGATGTGCCTTCGCGACCAATGCCGGGAAGTTGCAACAGGTTGTCGGCGACACTGCAAGCCATGAGCAGTGCATCGATGACTTCCTTCAGCAACTACGATTTTACAAGGAATAG